In Streptomyces chartreusis, the following proteins share a genomic window:
- a CDS encoding hemolysin family protein, with protein MSVLQLVFAGLLVLANGFFVGAEFALVSVRRSQIEPLGTARARQVLYGLERLPQMMAAAQFGITVCSLTLGAVAEPTVAHLLEPVFEWAHLPDGMIHPLTYVIALAAVVFFHLVIGEMVPKNLAMAAPEKVALWLSPGLVWFARFCKPITVALGAVAQAILRLFRVEPKDEIEAVFTSEQLNRLVEDSGQAGLLAPEEQERLEDALELGSRPVTDVLLGRESLVTVSPSVTPGQIVALTARTGYSRFPIAAENGAFMGYLHVKDVLDLEESERAVPQQVWRPMTTLRSELPLDDALTVMRRAATHLAQVADASGRVLGLVALEDVLELLVGEVRDPAHRELPEVRVTGPRVSSGEPEEALAG; from the coding sequence ATGAGCGTCCTCCAACTCGTCTTCGCCGGGCTGCTGGTGCTCGCCAACGGCTTCTTCGTCGGCGCCGAGTTCGCCCTGGTCTCGGTGCGCCGCAGCCAGATCGAACCGCTGGGCACGGCACGCGCCCGCCAGGTCCTGTACGGCCTGGAGCGGCTGCCGCAGATGATGGCGGCGGCCCAGTTCGGCATCACCGTCTGCTCGCTGACGCTCGGCGCGGTCGCCGAGCCGACCGTGGCGCATCTGCTGGAGCCGGTGTTCGAGTGGGCTCATCTGCCGGACGGCATGATCCACCCGCTCACCTATGTCATCGCGCTCGCCGCGGTGGTCTTCTTCCACCTGGTCATCGGCGAGATGGTGCCGAAGAACCTGGCCATGGCGGCGCCCGAGAAGGTCGCGCTGTGGCTCAGCCCCGGCCTGGTGTGGTTCGCCCGCTTCTGCAAGCCGATCACCGTCGCCCTCGGCGCGGTCGCGCAGGCCATCCTGCGGCTGTTCCGCGTCGAGCCGAAGGACGAGATCGAGGCGGTCTTCACCAGCGAGCAGCTCAACCGGCTCGTCGAGGACTCCGGCCAGGCGGGCCTGCTCGCCCCCGAGGAGCAGGAGCGCCTGGAGGACGCCCTGGAGCTGGGCTCCCGCCCGGTGACGGACGTCCTCCTCGGGCGCGAGTCCCTGGTGACCGTCAGCCCGTCGGTCACCCCGGGCCAGATCGTCGCGCTCACCGCCCGCACCGGGTACTCCCGTTTCCCGATCGCGGCGGAGAACGGCGCCTTCATGGGCTATCTGCATGTGAAGGACGTACTGGACCTGGAGGAGTCGGAGCGCGCGGTGCCGCAGCAGGTGTGGCGCCCGATGACGACCCTGCGCTCGGAACTGCCGCTGGACGACGCCCTGACGGTGATGCGCCGTGCCGCGACGCACCTCGCCCAGGTGGCCGACGCCTCCGGCCGGGTGCTCGGCCTGGTCGCGCTGGAGGACGTACTGGAGCTCCTGGTGGGCGAGGTACGCGACCCGGCACATCGCGAGCTGCCCGAGGTGCGGGTCACGGGGCCGCGGGTGAGCAGCGGGGAGCCGGAAGAGGCACTGGCCGGCTGA
- a CDS encoding AAA family ATPase, with the protein MDFGTQGPEAPADLAWLRGVDAYTMGAYPQAEEEFRTAVRIDPGMADGWLGLHALRVDTTTALLRMFRHRDRFGEQRARHRRTLNSWYWLGWWVQPVLESPRDLLLAHASHWLDGRHVPELDRALAGLPPVDTDHHVRFLHACRAYLVKDWEQLVRHTEPLLDDPMLGIEAGLFGGMARVRLEMYGQAEPLLSAALMRCRSEQPQRKELRYWLARAHEGTGRSAASLPLYRAVHRVDPAFMDTSARLAAIAEGDGFDDPTDLAAITLTGFGQDMADGLDPLFGTEGRDLKLSDPDLPTGPLPSVVDPAVREKTAVSSQPLPAGPTDPGLLEEALAELERMVGLEPVKRQVKALSAQLNMARLRTGQGLPVQPPKRHFVFSGPSGTGKTTVARILGRVFYALGLLGGDHLVEAQRADLVGEYLGQTAVKANELIDSALGGVLFVDEAYSLSNTGYGKGDAYGDEALQVLLKRAEDNRDHLVVILAGYPEGMDRLLAANPGLSSRFTTRVDFPSYRPLELTSIGEVLAAENGDVWDEGALEELRSIAGHVVDQGWIDELGNGRFLRTLYEKSCAYRDLRLTTYPGALTRDELSTLRLPDLMQAYGEVLSGRGPQDPSAM; encoded by the coding sequence ATGGACTTCGGCACGCAGGGCCCCGAGGCCCCGGCCGACCTCGCCTGGCTGCGAGGTGTGGATGCCTACACCATGGGGGCGTATCCACAGGCGGAGGAGGAGTTCCGCACCGCGGTGCGGATCGATCCCGGGATGGCCGACGGCTGGCTCGGGCTGCACGCGCTGCGCGTCGACACGACGACCGCGCTGCTGCGGATGTTCCGGCACCGGGACCGCTTCGGGGAGCAGCGCGCCCGGCACCGCCGCACGCTCAACTCCTGGTACTGGCTGGGCTGGTGGGTGCAGCCGGTGCTGGAGAGCCCGCGGGACCTGCTGCTGGCGCACGCCTCGCACTGGCTGGACGGCCGGCACGTCCCGGAACTGGACCGGGCGCTCGCCGGGCTCCCGCCCGTGGACACCGATCACCACGTCCGTTTCCTGCACGCCTGCCGCGCCTATCTGGTGAAGGACTGGGAGCAACTCGTCCGGCACACCGAACCGTTGCTCGACGATCCGATGCTCGGCATCGAGGCCGGCCTGTTCGGCGGCATGGCCCGGGTGCGCCTGGAGATGTACGGGCAGGCCGAACCGCTGCTGTCGGCCGCGCTGATGCGGTGCCGCAGCGAGCAGCCGCAGCGCAAGGAACTGCGCTACTGGCTGGCCCGGGCGCACGAGGGCACGGGCCGCTCCGCCGCCTCCCTCCCCCTCTATCGCGCCGTGCACCGCGTGGACCCCGCCTTCATGGACACCTCGGCCCGGCTCGCGGCCATCGCCGAGGGCGACGGGTTCGACGACCCCACCGACCTCGCGGCGATCACGCTCACCGGCTTCGGGCAGGACATGGCCGACGGCCTCGACCCGCTCTTCGGCACGGAGGGACGGGACCTGAAGCTGTCGGACCCCGACCTGCCGACGGGCCCGCTGCCGTCGGTGGTGGATCCGGCGGTGCGCGAGAAGACCGCGGTGTCCTCGCAGCCGCTGCCGGCCGGGCCGACCGACCCCGGGTTACTCGAGGAGGCGCTCGCCGAACTCGAGCGCATGGTGGGGCTGGAGCCCGTCAAGCGACAGGTCAAGGCGCTGTCCGCCCAATTGAACATGGCCCGGCTGCGCACCGGGCAGGGGCTGCCGGTGCAGCCGCCGAAACGGCACTTCGTCTTCTCCGGTCCCTCGGGCACCGGCAAGACCACGGTCGCGCGCATCCTGGGCCGCGTCTTCTACGCCCTCGGACTGCTCGGCGGCGACCATCTCGTGGAGGCCCAGCGGGCCGACCTGGTCGGCGAGTACCTGGGCCAGACGGCCGTGAAGGCCAATGAACTCATCGACTCCGCGCTCGGCGGGGTCCTCTTCGTGGACGAGGCCTACTCCCTCTCCAACACCGGCTACGGCAAGGGCGACGCCTACGGCGACGAGGCCCTGCAGGTGCTACTGAAGCGGGCGGAGGACAACCGGGACCACCTGGTCGTGATCCTCGCCGGCTACCCCGAGGGCATGGACCGGCTGCTGGCCGCGAACCCCGGCCTGTCCTCCCGCTTCACGACCCGCGTCGACTTCCCCTCCTACCGCCCCCTCGAACTCACCTCGATCGGTGAGGTCCTCGCCGCCGAGAACGGCGACGTGTGGGACGAGGGGGCGCTGGAGGAGCTGCGGTCGATCGCCGGGCACGTGGTCGACCAGGGGTGGATCGACGAGCTGGGCAACGGACGGTTCCTGCGGACGCTGTACGAGAAGAGCTGTGCCTACCGGGATCTGCGGCTGACGACCTACCCGGGGGCTCTGACCCGCGACGAGCTGTCCACGCTCCGGCTGCCGGATCTGATGCAGGCGTACGGCGAAGTGCTGTCGGGCAGGGGCCCGCAGGATCCGTCGGCCATGTGA
- a CDS encoding uridine kinase family protein produces MHELAARLRRLPPSCGPVRLVGVDGHAGSGKSTFAGQLARELDDAPVLHLDDIASHDELFAWTERLLAQVIAPLAEGRTAHYTPYDWRARRFGAPVALPPAPVIVVEGVGAGRRALRPYLARLLWMEVPHEESWTRGRSRDGEEQREFWEGWVRAELSHFAEDPSRPFADALIRQCGKGYEVIPGPAGTVGPDQFITHGDDPSAMC; encoded by the coding sequence ATTCACGAGCTCGCCGCGCGGCTGCGCCGCCTCCCCCCGTCCTGCGGACCCGTCCGCCTCGTCGGCGTCGACGGGCACGCCGGCTCCGGAAAGTCCACGTTCGCCGGGCAGTTGGCCCGGGAACTGGACGACGCCCCGGTGCTGCATCTCGACGACATCGCCAGCCACGACGAACTGTTCGCGTGGACGGAGCGCCTGCTGGCCCAGGTGATCGCACCGCTCGCCGAGGGCCGGACCGCCCACTACACGCCCTACGACTGGCGGGCCCGCCGCTTCGGCGCACCGGTCGCGCTGCCGCCCGCGCCGGTGATCGTCGTCGAGGGCGTCGGCGCGGGCCGCCGCGCCCTGCGCCCGTACCTCGCCCGGCTGCTGTGGATGGAAGTGCCGCACGAGGAGTCGTGGACGCGGGGCCGTTCACGGGACGGGGAGGAGCAGCGGGAGTTCTGGGAAGGGTGGGTCAGGGCGGAGCTGAGTCACTTCGCCGAGGACCCTTCGCGGCCGTTCGCCGACGCTCTGATTCGGCAGTGCGGGAAGGGATATGAGGTGATTCCTGGGCCTGCCGGGACCGTTGGACCGGACCAGTTCATCACGCACGGTGACGACCCATCGGCAATGTGCTGA
- a CDS encoding amino acid permease, producing the protein MSHRISAPRARARGGADPHALDDDATLHAMGYPRKLTRRFQAFDNFAISFTIINIISGIFSGFGFGLNAGGPSILVFGWIGVSVMVLFVGAAMAEVASAYPTSGALYFSAGKLAKRHKGAWSWYTGWLNFVGQVGGTAATGYAAATFVQAFITLQWPAYEPTGHRTVLITALIIVLQGLANTYTVQLVAVLNRISVWWLLCGLVVIVTALIVIPDHHQPASYVTHFANNTGFTSGLYGGMLGLLVTSWTFTGFDGSFHMSEETVRATVNAPRGITRAIAYSAIAGLLLMLALVYSIRDYDRVAGADAPPVQILIDGLGLGGAKALLLIVIGAMLFCGLANLTSNTRQIFAFSRDGAMPGSRWWHSVSPRTRTPVKAVWLAVGCSLTLVVPGWWSHTAFTAIVSVNVVGLFLAYAVPILLRLRLGDEFQPGPWHLGRWGRPVGIVAVTWILVSSVLFMLPQASPVTVDSFNYAPVALAAVLAVATVWWFTSARRRFHGPVSYGRPDEVAAMDLV; encoded by the coding sequence GTGTCACACCGGATATCCGCCCCGCGCGCCCGAGCGCGCGGTGGAGCGGATCCGCACGCGCTCGACGACGACGCCACACTGCATGCGATGGGTTATCCGAGAAAACTCACGCGACGCTTTCAGGCATTCGACAATTTCGCCATCTCGTTCACCATCATCAACATCATCTCGGGTATCTTCTCGGGCTTCGGATTCGGTCTGAACGCGGGCGGCCCGAGCATTCTCGTCTTCGGCTGGATAGGCGTCTCCGTCATGGTGCTCTTCGTGGGAGCAGCGATGGCGGAGGTGGCTTCCGCCTATCCAACGAGCGGCGCGCTGTATTTCTCCGCCGGGAAACTCGCCAAACGCCACAAGGGCGCCTGGTCCTGGTACACCGGATGGCTGAACTTCGTGGGCCAGGTCGGCGGTACGGCCGCCACCGGGTATGCCGCCGCCACCTTCGTCCAGGCCTTCATCACCCTCCAGTGGCCCGCGTACGAGCCGACCGGCCACCGCACGGTGCTGATCACGGCCCTGATCATCGTGCTCCAGGGGCTCGCGAACACCTACACCGTGCAGCTGGTCGCCGTACTGAACAGGATCTCCGTCTGGTGGCTGCTGTGCGGACTCGTGGTCATCGTGACGGCACTCATAGTCATTCCGGATCACCATCAACCGGCCTCGTATGTCACGCATTTCGCGAACAACACCGGTTTCACTAGCGGCCTTTACGGCGGCATGCTCGGACTGCTCGTCACCAGCTGGACCTTCACCGGCTTCGACGGCAGCTTCCACATGTCCGAGGAAACGGTCCGTGCCACCGTCAACGCACCGAGGGGGATCACGCGCGCGATCGCATACTCGGCAATCGCCGGACTGCTGCTGATGCTGGCACTGGTCTACAGCATTCGTGACTACGACCGGGTCGCGGGCGCCGACGCGCCGCCCGTGCAGATTCTGATCGACGGCCTCGGACTCGGCGGCGCGAAGGCACTGCTGTTGATCGTGATCGGCGCCATGCTCTTCTGCGGCCTCGCGAATCTCACCAGCAACACCCGGCAGATCTTCGCCTTCTCCCGGGACGGGGCGATGCCGGGCTCGCGCTGGTGGCACTCGGTCTCGCCGCGCACCCGCACCCCCGTCAAGGCGGTGTGGCTGGCGGTCGGCTGCTCGCTGACGCTGGTGGTGCCGGGCTGGTGGTCGCACACGGCGTTCACGGCCATCGTCAGCGTCAACGTCGTCGGGCTCTTCCTCGCCTACGCCGTGCCGATCCTGCTCAGGCTGCGGCTCGGCGACGAGTTCCAGCCGGGGCCCTGGCACCTCGGCCGCTGGGGCCGCCCGGTCGGGATCGTCGCGGTGACCTGGATCCTGGTCAGCAGCGTCCTGTTCATGCTGCCGCAGGCCTCACCGGTCACCGTCGACTCGTTCAATTACGCGCCGGTCGCCCTGGCCGCGGTCCTGGCCGTGGCCACGGTCTGGTGGTTCACCAGCGCCCGCCGCCGCTTCCACGGCCCGGTCAGCTACGGCCGGCCCGACGAGGTGGCGGCGATGGACCTGGTCTGA
- a CDS encoding peptidase C39 family protein codes for MSRAEQPSRRAVLAAAVAAAVAGGTGPAAADSSAEAAADAPPPTDARARTVDNRAWTTYRDWRCGTAQGTRALSGRRPGIVITAPAGTVDYTDPHTGRTASWEYATWTSPVHRLGVPATEAIASWNAHTPEGTWLQIELEGTYSDGTATPWYVLGRWAAGDQDIRRTSVDDQSDGRSSIWTDTFAIDDPATGLRLTAYRLRLTLYRRPGTRLTPKVWRVGAMASDVPDRFTVPASTPGLAQELLVPRYSQETHVGQYPEYDNGGEAWCSPTSSQMIVEYWGGRLTPEQTSWVDPAFADPQVCHAARFTYDYQYEGCGNWPFNAAYAATFDDLQGVVTRLGSLTELETLIAAGIPAITSQSFLKEELTGAGYGTAGHLMTVVGFTADGDVIANDPNSASNEAVRRVYKRREWENIWLRTKRYNASGKVVSGTGGVCYLYFPACPNPRQRAALAAVGVL; via the coding sequence ATGAGCAGAGCCGAACAGCCGTCCCGCAGAGCCGTCCTCGCCGCCGCCGTCGCCGCAGCCGTCGCAGGCGGCACGGGCCCGGCCGCCGCCGACAGCAGCGCCGAGGCCGCCGCCGACGCCCCGCCTCCCACCGACGCCCGGGCCCGCACCGTCGACAACCGCGCCTGGACCACGTACCGAGACTGGCGCTGCGGCACCGCCCAGGGCACCCGGGCCCTGTCCGGCCGCCGCCCCGGCATCGTGATCACCGCGCCCGCCGGCACCGTCGACTACACCGACCCCCACACCGGCCGGACCGCGAGCTGGGAGTACGCGACCTGGACCTCCCCGGTCCACCGGCTCGGCGTGCCCGCGACCGAGGCGATCGCCTCCTGGAACGCGCACACCCCCGAGGGCACCTGGCTCCAGATCGAACTGGAGGGCACGTACTCCGACGGCACGGCCACCCCCTGGTACGTCCTCGGCCGCTGGGCCGCCGGCGACCAGGACATCCGCCGGACCTCGGTCGACGACCAGAGCGACGGCAGGAGCAGCATCTGGACGGACACGTTCGCGATCGACGACCCGGCGACCGGGCTGCGGCTGACCGCGTACCGGCTGCGGCTGACCCTCTACCGCAGGCCCGGCACCCGGCTCACGCCCAAGGTCTGGCGGGTCGGCGCGATGGCCTCCGACGTCCCCGACCGCTTCACCGTCCCGGCCTCCACCCCCGGCCTCGCCCAGGAACTGCTGGTCCCGCGGTACTCGCAGGAGACCCACGTCGGCCAGTACCCGGAGTACGACAACGGCGGCGAGGCCTGGTGCAGCCCCACCTCCTCGCAGATGATCGTCGAGTACTGGGGCGGCCGGCTCACCCCGGAGCAGACGTCCTGGGTCGACCCGGCCTTCGCCGACCCGCAGGTCTGCCACGCGGCCCGGTTCACCTACGACTACCAGTACGAGGGCTGTGGGAACTGGCCCTTCAACGCCGCCTACGCCGCCACCTTCGACGACCTCCAGGGCGTGGTCACCCGGCTCGGCTCGCTCACCGAGCTGGAGACGCTGATCGCGGCCGGCATCCCGGCCATAACGTCCCAGTCCTTCCTGAAGGAGGAGCTGACCGGGGCGGGGTACGGCACCGCTGGCCATCTGATGACGGTCGTCGGCTTCACCGCGGACGGCGACGTGATCGCCAACGACCCGAACTCGGCGAGCAACGAGGCGGTGCGGCGCGTCTACAAGAGGCGCGAGTGGGAGAATATCTGGCTGCGGACCAAGCGGTACAACGCCAGCGGCAAGGTCGTCTCCGGCACCGGCGGCGTCTGCTACCTCTACTTCCCCGCGTGCCCGAACCCGCGCCAGCGCGCGGCGCTCGCGGCGGTGGGCGTCCTGTGA
- a CDS encoding SCO1431 family membrane protein, with the protein MTAHSATATRARTGGPQGDGPKILEHVLGWTLVVVVAMLVTQLGLL; encoded by the coding sequence ATGACCGCACACTCAGCCACCGCCACCCGGGCCCGCACCGGCGGCCCCCAGGGGGACGGCCCGAAGATCCTCGAGCACGTCCTGGGCTGGACCCTCGTCGTGGTCGTCGCGATGCTCGTCACTCAGCTCGGCCTGTTGTGA
- a CDS encoding TetR/AcrR family transcriptional regulator yields the protein MNISQQRDAARPRARGTERSVARRAELIAIGRKLFADTSYDALSMDDIARQAHVAKGLIYYYFQSKRGYYLAIIQDSVADLVTYAASGVELNAVDRVHRTIDSYLRYAEHNQAAYRTIVSGGVGFDTEVHAIRDGVREAIVATLAEGAYGRTDIAPIARMGLLAWVCSVEGATLDWIDRPELPRDTMRELLVKMLGGAMRSVEELDPDYRAPEPARRED from the coding sequence TTGAATATTAGTCAACAGCGCGACGCGGCCCGTCCCCGGGCACGCGGCACCGAACGCTCGGTGGCGCGCCGTGCCGAACTCATCGCCATCGGGCGGAAGCTGTTCGCCGACACGTCGTACGACGCGCTCTCCATGGACGACATCGCACGCCAGGCCCATGTCGCCAAGGGGCTCATCTACTACTACTTCCAGTCCAAGCGCGGCTACTACCTGGCCATCATCCAGGACTCCGTCGCCGACCTGGTCACCTACGCGGCGAGCGGCGTCGAGCTGAACGCGGTGGACCGGGTCCACCGCACCATCGACAGCTATCTGCGCTACGCCGAGCACAACCAGGCCGCCTACCGCACCATCGTCAGCGGCGGCGTCGGCTTCGACACCGAGGTGCACGCCATCCGGGACGGCGTGCGCGAGGCGATCGTCGCGACCCTCGCCGAGGGGGCGTACGGCCGGACCGACATCGCCCCGATCGCCCGTATGGGCCTGCTCGCCTGGGTGTGCAGTGTGGAGGGCGCCACCCTCGACTGGATAGACCGTCCCGAGCTGCCCCGGGACACCATGCGCGAGCTGCTGGTGAAGATGCTCGGCGGCGCCATGCGCTCCGTCGAGGAGCTCGACCCGGACTACCGGGCCCCGGAGCCGGCCCGCCGGGAGGACTGA
- a CDS encoding glycoside hydrolase family 18 protein: MHLSHRPRTRLRALVSAACAAVLGVGLLAGAGTATAEPDSAPKLAAGSKVVGYFTEWGTYDRKYYVKNIETSGSAAKLTHINYAFGNVTGGKCAMGDSYAATERTYTAAESVDGVADTWDQPLRGNFNQLRELKKKHPGLKVLWSFGGWTWSTGFGEAARNPAAFAQSCYDLVENSKWADVFDGIDIDWEYPNACGATCDTSGREAFKNLMSAVRAKFGSGNLVTAAITADATSGGKIDAANYAGAAQYVDWYNPMTYDFFGAWDATGPTAPHSALNSYSGIPKADFHTSATIAKLKGLGVPSSKLLLGIGFYGRGWTGVTQSAPGGTATGAAAGTYEAGIEDYKVLKTKCPATGTVGGTAYAKCGSNWWSYDTPGTIASKMTYKNQQGLGGTFFWELSGDTANGELIKAIN, encoded by the coding sequence ATGCACCTTTCGCACCGCCCGCGCACCCGGCTTCGGGCGCTCGTGTCCGCCGCATGCGCGGCCGTCCTCGGCGTCGGACTGCTCGCCGGCGCCGGCACGGCCACCGCCGAACCCGACTCCGCACCGAAACTGGCCGCCGGCTCCAAGGTCGTCGGCTACTTCACGGAATGGGGCACCTACGACCGCAAGTACTACGTCAAGAACATCGAGACCTCGGGCTCGGCGGCCAAGCTGACCCACATCAACTACGCCTTCGGCAACGTCACCGGCGGCAAGTGCGCGATGGGCGACTCCTATGCCGCCACCGAACGCACCTACACCGCCGCCGAGTCGGTGGACGGCGTCGCCGACACCTGGGACCAGCCGCTGCGCGGCAACTTCAACCAGCTGCGCGAGCTGAAGAAGAAGCACCCGGGCCTGAAGGTCCTGTGGTCCTTCGGCGGCTGGACCTGGTCGACCGGCTTCGGCGAGGCGGCCCGCAACCCGGCCGCGTTCGCCCAGTCCTGCTACGACCTGGTCGAGAACTCCAAGTGGGCGGATGTCTTCGACGGCATCGACATCGACTGGGAGTACCCGAACGCCTGCGGCGCCACCTGTGACACCAGCGGCCGCGAGGCCTTCAAGAACCTGATGTCGGCGGTGCGTGCCAAGTTCGGCTCGGGCAACCTCGTCACCGCGGCGATCACGGCCGACGCGACCAGCGGCGGCAAGATCGACGCGGCTAACTACGCGGGCGCGGCGCAGTACGTCGACTGGTACAACCCGATGACGTACGACTTCTTCGGCGCCTGGGACGCGACCGGTCCCACGGCTCCGCACTCGGCGCTGAACTCCTACTCCGGCATCCCGAAGGCGGACTTCCACACCTCGGCGACCATCGCCAAGCTCAAGGGCCTCGGCGTCCCGTCGTCCAAGCTGCTGCTCGGCATCGGCTTCTACGGCCGCGGCTGGACCGGCGTCACGCAGTCGGCACCCGGCGGCACGGCGACCGGGGCGGCGGCCGGCACCTACGAGGCGGGCATCGAGGACTACAAGGTCCTCAAGACCAAGTGCCCGGCGACCGGGACGGTGGGCGGCACCGCATACGCCAAGTGCGGCAGCAACTGGTGGAGTTACGACACTCCGGGGACCATCGCGAGCAAGATGACCTACAAGAACCAGCAGGGGCTGGGCGGGACCTTCTTCTGGGAGCTGAGCGGGGACACGGCGAACGGTGAGCTGATCAAGGCGATCAACTAG
- a CDS encoding acyl-CoA dehydrogenase family protein, protein MPDRAPQPVDRQLPTDEARDVISLVRDIAQREIAPKAAEEEDAGRFPREVFTLLSESGLLGLPYDSEYGGGEQPYEVYLQVLEELAAVRLTVGLGVSVHTLASYALATYGSKQQQVEHLPAMLGGGLLGAYCLSEPASGSDAASLRTKAVREGDDWVITGTKAWITHGGIADFYTVMARTGEDGPRGISAFLVPADAAGLSAAAPEKKMGMKGSPTAQVHFDGVRVGDERRIGEEGQGFAIALSALDSGRLGIAACAIGVAQAALDEAVTYATERRQFGKPIADFQGLRFMLADMATQIEAGRALYLAAARLRDAGRPFAKQAAMAKLHCTDAAMKVTTDAVQILGGYGYTADFPAERYMREAKVLQIVEGTNQIQRMVIARHLAGPEGR, encoded by the coding sequence ATGCCCGACCGCGCCCCGCAGCCGGTGGACCGTCAACTGCCCACGGACGAGGCCCGGGATGTGATCTCGCTCGTCCGCGACATCGCGCAGCGCGAGATCGCCCCGAAGGCGGCCGAGGAGGAGGACGCCGGACGCTTCCCGCGCGAGGTCTTCACCCTGCTCTCCGAATCCGGACTGCTCGGCCTGCCGTACGACTCCGAGTACGGCGGCGGCGAGCAGCCGTACGAGGTCTACCTCCAGGTCCTCGAAGAGCTCGCCGCGGTCCGCCTCACCGTCGGCCTCGGCGTCAGCGTGCACACCCTGGCCTCCTACGCGCTCGCCACCTACGGCAGCAAGCAGCAGCAGGTCGAGCACCTCCCCGCGATGCTCGGCGGCGGGCTCCTCGGCGCGTACTGCCTCTCCGAGCCGGCCTCCGGATCCGACGCGGCCTCGCTGCGGACGAAGGCCGTGCGCGAGGGCGACGACTGGGTCATCACCGGCACCAAGGCGTGGATCACCCACGGCGGCATCGCCGACTTCTACACCGTCATGGCCCGCACCGGCGAGGACGGCCCGCGCGGGATCAGCGCGTTCCTGGTGCCCGCCGACGCCGCAGGGCTGAGCGCCGCGGCGCCCGAGAAGAAGATGGGCATGAAGGGGTCGCCCACCGCCCAGGTCCACTTCGACGGCGTCCGGGTCGGCGACGAGCGGCGCATCGGCGAGGAGGGCCAGGGCTTCGCCATCGCCCTGTCCGCACTCGACTCCGGCCGGCTCGGCATCGCGGCCTGCGCGATCGGCGTCGCCCAGGCGGCGCTCGACGAAGCGGTGACCTACGCGACCGAGCGCCGGCAGTTCGGCAAGCCGATCGCCGACTTCCAGGGTCTGCGCTTCATGCTCGCCGACATGGCCACCCAGATCGAGGCGGGCCGGGCGCTGTACCTGGCGGCGGCGCGGCTGCGGGACGCGGGCCGGCCGTTCGCCAAGCAGGCGGCGATGGCCAAGCTGCACTGCACCGACGCGGCGATGAAGGTCACCACCGACGCCGTCCAGATCCTCGGCGGGTACGGCTACACCGCGGACTTCCCGGCCGAGCGCTACATGCGCGAGGCCAAGGTCCTCCAGATCGTCGAGGGCACCAATCAGATTCAGCGGATGGTCATCGCCCGTCACCTAGCTGGTCCCGAGGGACGCTGA
- a CDS encoding phosphotransferase family protein, whose protein sequence is MAATAPRPRTSTRDPEEITRRLNAWLRTRLPGAEAVGVTVPESNGLSSETLLFEIRHPQAPVHACALRLAADPAAYTVFPVYDMPRQYRTMRVVAEHTDLPVPRVLWLEEDPGPLGAPFFVMERVAGRVPPDVMPYTYEGNWLHAASDEERERLEAASIGLLARLHDQVPRREAEFLALPGEGDALRRHVRAQRAYYEWVVDGLARSPLIEDAFARLEDLWPRDPGTPVLNWGDARIGNVVYDGFAPAAVLDWEMAALAPREVDLGWTVYLHRFFQDLTVAFGQPGLPDFLRRDRVEARYADLTGHTPRDMEFYTLYAALRHGVVMLRIAYRQAHFGEVAVPADPDTLILHHGSLRAMVQGSYWN, encoded by the coding sequence ATGGCAGCCACGGCACCGCGCCCGCGCACCAGCACCCGCGACCCGGAGGAGATCACCCGCCGCCTCAACGCCTGGCTCCGCACCCGGCTGCCCGGCGCCGAGGCGGTCGGCGTCACCGTCCCCGAGTCGAACGGCCTGTCGAGCGAGACCCTGCTCTTCGAGATCCGGCACCCTCAGGCGCCCGTGCACGCGTGCGCGTTGCGGCTCGCGGCCGACCCGGCGGCGTACACCGTCTTCCCGGTGTACGACATGCCGCGCCAGTACCGGACCATGCGCGTCGTCGCCGAGCATACGGACCTGCCCGTGCCCAGGGTGCTGTGGCTGGAGGAGGACCCCGGTCCGCTGGGGGCGCCCTTCTTCGTCATGGAGCGCGTCGCGGGACGCGTGCCACCGGACGTCATGCCGTACACCTACGAGGGCAACTGGCTGCACGCGGCGAGCGACGAGGAGCGCGAGCGGCTGGAGGCGGCATCGATCGGCCTGCTGGCCCGGCTGCACGACCAAGTGCCGCGGCGGGAGGCCGAGTTCCTCGCCCTGCCGGGTGAGGGGGACGCCCTGCGACGGCACGTGAGGGCCCAACGCGCCTACTACGAATGGGTGGTTGACGGACTCGCCCGCTCACCGCTGATCGAGGACGCGTTCGCACGCCTGGAGGACCTCTGGCCGCGCGATCCGGGCACACCCGTGCTCAACTGGGGCGACGCGCGCATCGGCAACGTCGTCTACGACGGGTTCGCCCCGGCGGCCGTACTGGACTGGGAGATGGCGGCCCTGGCCCCGCGCGAGGTCGACCTCGGCTGGACCGTCTATCTGCACCGCTTCTTCCAGGACCTCACGGTCGCCTTCGGACAGCCCGGACTGCCGGACTTCCTGCGCCGCGACCGCGTCGAGGCCCGCTACGCGGACCTCACCGGCCACACCCCCCGCGACATGGAGTTCTACACGCTGTACGCCGCCCTGCGGCACGGCGTCGTCATGCTGCGCATCGCCTACCGCCAGGCCCACTTCGGCGAAGTGGCCGTCCCGGCGGACCCGGACACACTGATCCTGCACCACGGTAGCCTGCGAGCCATGGTGCAGGGCAGCTACTGGAATTGA